From Fervidobacterium gondwanense DSM 13020:
TCAAGGAGCTTTTTAAACAGAGTATCCGTGATATTCGAGCGGTATGGATAGTGCAGATCGCTCAGTACCGCTACAAAACCCTTATGCGATAAGAATGGTATTTGAGCAAATACGGTAGATGAGAACAAATATATAAAGGTTAGAAACAGAATTAGTAATAACAAAAACTTAGCTCGCACGATTTCCCTCCTAACGCGAAACAAAGTGGTATAAATAGCACAAACCCGCCTCGGGAATCCTCGGCGGGTTTGATTGGTTATTTCTTTGCTTGATAAAAACACCTTTTTGGAGATTCGATCTTGCCCTCGTTTTTCAGCTCTTTAATGGCTTTATCAACCTCTTCTTTTGAAAGGCTTGCCTTCTCGGCGATATCTCCCGGCCTCAGCGGTTTGTCTGATTCGAGTAACACTTTGAATACAAGTTCTTTCTTGTCCATGATTACACCCCCTACATTAAATTCGTTCCACAGTATTTATTATATCATGAGTCATTTACCTAACGTTTTCGTTTACCCTCAAATAAACGTTTGCAACAACAACAGCGATAATGGCAAGAAGAGCTATCGGATATACGACATACTTGTAGCTTCCAAATAAGTCTTTGATTATGCCAGCTGATAGATTTCCAAAAATTGCGCCAAAACCGTATGCGGTAAATACAATTCCATAGTTTTGACTTTGATATTTATTCCCAAAGAACTTCGAAGTTAGATACGGCGCCATTGCGAGCCATCCACCGAATGTTAACCAGAAGAGTGAGAATGAAACTACGAAAGAGATTGGAGAATGAGTATACGCCAACAACAAAGATGATAAAATAACCAAGACATAGGATACCGAAATCGTTACTTGTGGTAAGATAATGTCTGACAACAAGCCAAAAAGCGGCCTGCCTATTCCGTTAAATGCCGAAAAGATAGCGGTTAAAATGGGCATCGTCTTTTCGTCAATCCCTATAACCTCTTCTCCGAAAGGTGCGGTGATTCCGATGATCATCAATCCGATAAACGTACTTGCCATAAAGCAAAACCAAAGTGCATAGAATTTTTTATTTTTGAGCATCTGTCTTGGAGAAGTCGAACCATCGTTGCTATCTGATTCAAAACCAGAATCTTTCGGAAATTTGAATGGTATAGACAGCAGCGTGATCAAGAGCAGAAAAGCCATTCCCAAAATCCTAAATGCAGGAAAGACTCCGTAGGAAGTAATCAACTTTTTAGCCAATGGCGCTGTGACAAACGGTGAAAGCCCAAATCCAGCGATGAGAACTCCCAAAGCTAGTCCTTTTTTCTCGTTGAACCACTTTGAAACAACACTTATTGGTATCCTATAAGCGATCCCAACACCACTGCCGGCAACAACACCGTAGGTTAGTACGAGTTGCCATAAACCCTCCGAAAACGATGCAAGTATCCATCCAAGTCCAACTAATATACCGCCGAAAATTAGGACGTTTCTCGGGCTGTGCTTAGCTACTAACTTGCCACCAACAGGCATCAACAAAGAGTAAAATGTCAAAAAGAACATGAATGGCAAGCTACTTTCAACCGAAGAAAGACCCATCATGTTCTCAAGCGGTTTTCTGAATATGCTCCACGAGTACACAGTTCCAAGACAGATAAATATGACTATCCCAAAGACGACGTAAATCCATCTTGATTTCATGTTTTACCCCCTTCTGTGACTTATTAATTTATATATGCTATAATTTAACGAGGGGTGATGTTATGAATATGCCAAAACCTAAGATAGTTGTAAGCCGCTGCTTTTTCGAACACACAAGGTATGACGGAGGGATTATTTCAAGCGAAATTGTGAAAAAGTTGGAAAAGTACTGCGAATTCGTAAGGGTTTGTCCAGAGGTTGAAATTGGTCTGCCAATTCCAAGAGAGCCGATAGACGTATTTTTAATCAACAACGAACTGAAGCTTTTGAACAAAGCCCGTACGGTTGACTTGACAAACAAAATGTACAACTTTGCGGATGGATTTTTGGAAAACGTAAAAGGCATCATAGACGGCATGATACTAAAGTCGAAGTCTCCATCGTGTGGTTTAAACGATGCAAAGCTGTACGGTGAAAATGGGCGTGTTGTTTCAAAGACCGCAGGTCTTTTTGCAAAGACGATGGTTGAAAAATTACCAGAAATAGCCATAGAGAGCGAAATGCGACTTACAAATGACAAAATAAGGTTCGAATTCTTCACTTTCATTTTCAAACACGTAGAGTTCAGAAGCATAAAATCGAAGAATGAACTCATTGAATTCCACTCAAAGAACAAGTATCTGTTCCTTGCAAAGAACGAGAAGATTATGAGAGACATGGGAAGACTCGTTGCACAGAAAGGCTTTAATAACGAAACGCTCAAAGAATACCACAGCATGTTAGTTAAATTACTTAAAACTCCAATTAAGAGAAGTAAAATCATCAACATGCTGTTGCATGTGTACGGGCATTTTAAGGACATTATAAACCTCGAGGAAAAGGCGTATTTCATGGATTTAATCGAAGATTATAAGAACGGGATTGTAAATCTGCAATCGGTTCTCAGCGTATTAAAATCTTGGGCAATCAGGCATTCGGAATCATATATTAAGAATCAATCCCTATTCGAGCCTTATCCGAGAGAACTCGATGCGATAGATTTAAGAGCCGATATAAAGAACGAAGAAAGACTGGAAGAAAAGAATTAGTAGTTATTCCACACGTACCTAATTATCTCGTCGTGGTATTGCATAACCACGTAAGTTGGCGTAATAAAGTTGTTAACCATTATCGCAAAAGCTACCTTTCTTCCTGTTCTTGTAATCATCACTCCTGCGATGTTTGAAACTTTTTGAAGTGTACCGGTTTTTGCATACAAGGTTATATCACCGAGTCGGCCCTGCATAGTTCCTTCTTTTCCAGAGATCGCGAGCGTAGATATGAATCCGTCAAGACCACCGTAATTTCTGTATGCGTATAGTAACACCTGCACAACGGAGTAAGGGGTCAAAAGGTTATACGTCGAAAGACCGCAAGCGTCATTGAGTTTTAAAGGGTAGTACTCCCCAAAAAGCCTCTTGTAAAAATCATTCATAACTTTTAGAGAATTGTATACGTTGGCATACCCGTAAACCCTTAGACCAACTGTTCTTAAAATCTGTTCAGCGTAAGAGTTGCTGCTGAATTTATTCGCAACGCTTATTAGGTTTTTTAACGGCACCGATTTCATAACAATAAACTCCCGATAGTCGCTGTTCAGTTTGCCAATCATTACCGAGCCGTTGACACGAATTCCATAATTTCTTAGTATAGAAAGCACCTGAGAACCATAATTTATAGCTACGGCGTTGGCATCGTATGGTGAGAAAGAATTAGTGTTTTCTTTGAGAACGAGTGCATCGATGCTTGGATTCTTGTAATCCCATTCCCATCCAACTCCCCATCGTTCGTTTGAGAAAAACGAATTATCGATAACTATGTTCCCGGTTATCTCCTTGACACCTTCTTGAACGAATTTGTAGAGATGCTCTTTCAAGATCTCAACGCTCATCGACGGGTCGCCGTTGCCTTTTATGATAATATTTCCTCTTAATGTGGGAGATATATTTCCTCTTGGCACGTAAACGGTTGTCGTATATCTGAACTCCGGTCCAAGCACATCCCAAGCAACGAGTGTCGAGAATATCTTAGTTAGCGACGCCGGTATGAACAGATTATGCTCGTTGTACTTTACAAGCATACTACCGCTATCAATATCCACAAAATATGCCCCTGCGTATCCACCCTGGGGCATTTTAGATGTGATTATTGAATAAACATCCTGTCCATTCGCACGGTTAGAAAGAATAAAAAATACGAAAATGGAAACCGAAAAAAGTATTCTTTTATTCCTATTCAACAAGCTGATGAATGCTTTGAACACCGATCACTTTACCTCCTACGTCAACGTAAAGTATGTCGTCAGATATCTTTAATACTTTTCCCTCCACAATTTCATCGTCTACTTTTACTTTTAAAACATCCCCTTCCCTTGGAACAAGATACTTTTTCCACAACTTAGTAATGTTTTCAGTCTCATTCCTGTAGTTAACCAAGATATTCCAAGCATGCTTATTGATTGAGTCTAAAAGGTATGTAATCTTTACTTTTTTTCGCAAAATGTCCTTAATCGATACAGCAACGTTCTTTAGTTCCTCAGGTATGTCGTTGTTGACATTCAAACCTATGCCTACGATTATCGCCACAACTCTATCGTTTACCGAAACGGCTTCGGAAAGTATTCCGCAAAGTTTCTTTCCGTTGTAATATATATCGTTTGGCCATTTAATGTAAGCTTTAATCTTCAGCTTCCTCAAAACTTCCACAATAGCGATAGAGAATATCTTCGTGTACACGTGAAGGTTTATGTGTATCTTCGGTTTAAACAACACAGAGTACCACAGTCCACCTTCAGGTGAGTACCAAGAACGCCCCATGCGCCCCTTACCAGCAGTCTGCTTAATCGCAACTACAATAGCACCATCGTGGAAGGATTTGTAATTTCTCTTCAAAAATTCGTTCGTACTATCGATTTCATACAAAACTTCTATCTCTTCGCCTATCATTCGTCAGCTCCCCTTGATTTTGATTTAAAAGACTGTATTATCTTCTCCTCTTTAAGAATTCCTTCACTCTACCTCTCAGGAAAACAGCTGAGAGAAGTAAATACACGAGCGCTCCAAATACGGTTGCCGGTATAACCCAAATGCGACGGGTTGATATACTGATGAAGTAGTAAGTCAGAATTCCCATCAAAACAGCTGAAAGAAGAATATACAAGTCGTCTTTCTCAAAAAGCCTTTTGTCTTGCTCTTTTGAAAGTAAGTACAGAAATCCGATAATTCCCGCAACGCTCGTGGCAAGCGCGACGCCTACAGGTCCGTACTTCAAACCAACTAACAAGTCCATAACTACATTAGAAATCGCTACGATTGTAGTAGCTTTGAGAGGTGTTTTCATATCCTTCATCGCATGTCTTGCACGTGCCATCGTTGAATACATGCCATAAAAAGGCAGTCCAACGACGTATGCATTCAGAACTTGCGCAGTAATTCTCGTATCGTTTGCCGTGAACTGACCGTATTCGTAAAATAGCCTCAGAATAGGCTCGTCAAGGACTATTAAACCAACGGTTGCAGGTACGGTGAAGAAAAGTGTTGATGTTAACCCGCTCTTCAGATGTTTGCTGTAGTTAGTCCTGTCGTTGCTTATAGTCGAGAGGATAACAGTTGCCACAGCTACACCAAACAAACCATAAGGGAGCATGTAAAACCTCGAAGCGTATTGTAAATACGACACGCCACCGCCATAACCTTTGCTGTAGTACGAGACGACGTTAGTATCCACAATGCTGTTAATTTGCGAAATGGACATCGCTAAAAAGCTGGGCCAGAACAATTTTAAAAAGGTCTTCGTGTATTTAAAGCTCAATTTGAGCCTGTGCCTTCTCAAAGGATATGCAAGAGCCAAAAACGCAGCTGCTTCGCCTATTAAAAAACCCCAGGTAGGACCAAAGATGCCAATACCCGGGATGAGCATAAAGAGTATGATCACGATGTTCGGAATTATAGGTGTAAGTGCCGGATAAAAAAACTTTCCTCGCGTGTTTTCTATCGAATATGTTATCGCCCACCAAAAAATGAAGAGTATCGATGGTGCTGTGATTCTTGTCAAGAGTCTTATCAGTTCTTTTGTCTGTTCAGCTGCTCCGGAACTGAAAAGGTAAACAACTATATCAGGAAATATCATTACTAATGCAACAATTACCAAAAGAACGAGTGTGAAACTTGTCAAAACGGAAGACAAGAATTCATCTTTCTCTTCTGCTTCGGCATAGAGTGGTACAAAAGCTGACGTCATCGCACCTTCACCAAAGACCCTGCGCAGAAAAAACGGAAAGAGTATGGCGACAAAATAAGCATCAGCTTGCCACGAAGTTCCGAACTTCGAAGCCATGAGCATGTCTCGAACAAGGCCGAGTATTCTGGAAAGAAACGTTGCTACAGCAAATGCTAAGCTACTTATTATTACACTCACTTATTACCCTCCGATTTCTGCTAAGAATCAATATTCGCATTATTTTGCGTAAGAGACTGATCTCTTTTCTCTTATAACTACGACTTTCAAAACACCTGGGTACTGCAACTCGTTTTCTATCCTGACAGATATATCGTGCGCCATTTTTTCTATAGTTGCATCGTCTGTTTTGTCTGGCTGAACGATTACTCTGATCTCCCTACCAGCTTGGATAGCATACGCATTCTCAACGTACTTGTAGCTCTTCGCTATCTCTTCAAGTTTCATGAGCCTCTTTATGTAGTTTTCAACATCTTCTCTTCGCGCTCCAGGTCTTGCTGCCGATATAGCATCAGCGGCAGTGACTATCGCTGCTTCCGGTGTAATAGGCTCTTCTTCTCCGTGGTGTGCCATTATCATGTTGATTATTTCATCAGACTCGCCGTATCTCTTTAAAATCTCTGCACCTATTGTCGTGTGCGAGCCCTCAACTTCGTGGTCTAACGCCTTACCGATATCGTGCAATAAACCACCGCGCTTTGCTTTGTCAACGTTCAAACCAAGCTCGGAAGCGAGCAGTCCTGCGATCTGAGCAACTTCCATAGAATGATAGAGGACGTTCTGACCGTAGCTTGTCCTGAATTTCAACCTACCAAGTAATTTAACAATTTCCGGATGCAGTCCACCAACACCAACAGTTATTATCGCTTCTTGACCTGCTTCTTTAATCTCTTTTTCTACTTCCACTTTTGCCTTTTCGTACATCTCTTCTATTCTCGCAGGATGTATCCTACCATCTTGTACTAATTTCTCTATGGTTCTTCTCGCTATTTCTCTCCTAAGTGGATTGAATGAGCTGAGAGTAACAACTTCCGGTGTGTCATCAATGATCAAATCAACACCAGTGATTTTCTCAAACGTTCTTATGTTCCTTCCTTCTCTACCGATCAATCTACCTTTCATATCATCGTTAGGAAGCATAACGGTGCTGATCGTGACCTCGCCAGTGTACTCGGGCGCATATCTTTGAATCGCATCTGCAATAACTTTCTTTGCATGTTTTTCAGCTTCATCTTCGTATCTTGACTTTATCTGTACAAAAATCTTTGCAACTTCGTGTTCGTACTTTTCGCGTGCTTCTTGGAGAACAATTTCCCTTGCTTGTTCGTGAGTAATACCTGCAAGTTGTATAAATCTCTGCTCGATTTCTTTTTCTTTTTCATCAAGTTCCTTAGCTTTAGTTTCAAGTTCAATCTTCATGTTATCTACAAATAACTCGCGCTTGTCGAGCATTTCTTCACGCTTACTGAGCATTTCTTCACGCTTTAGAATTCTTTCCTCAAGTGCCTTAATTTCTTCTTCTCTGCGCTTTCGTTCTTTTTCTATCTCTTCGCGTATCTGGTGTGCTTCTTCTCGTGCCTCGATGATCATCTTCTTCTTAATCTCAGAAGCTTCTTTTTCAGCGTTCTTTACAATAGTCTCAGCATCTTCTTTGGCGGCTTTCAATTTCTTCTCGATGCTTTCTTCCGCTTTTTTCCTACCTATTGTTGAACCAAAGAAATACCCTGCTGCAATGCCTATAACTAAACCTATAACGATGTATATCAAATCCATCATTTCCAATCACCTCCGAAACCTTGCCTGTATAGTTTTTCTCTTTTCTTCTGTTCATCCAAATTCTGCGTTATTTTCTCAATAATTTCGTTAACATCAACTTCTTCGAGTACTTTTTTGATTGCATCTTCGATTATGTACTCATCAACGTGCAGCTGTCGAAGTTCGTATCGAATTCTGTACGGTCCTTTGTAGTGTATCACAAGGGAATCGTACGCATACAGATATGCAAACTTTTCATCGTCTATAAACCCTCGTTCTTTGAGCTTTTGGATAGTTTCTTGAATTGTCCCTTCGTCAAATCCGTCACGTTTTAGCCTATTTTCAACTTCCCATTGAGAACGTGCCCTGAATTTTATAAATCTCAGTGCAACATCAATGGGGGATTTTTTTCCCTTTTCTTTACGAACGTCTTTTTCGAACTTGTGCGAGAAATTATCGCTCTGGTCATTGTAATATTTGTTACTTCGATACTTTTTCTTCATCCTGCGTATTCTGCGTTCCTATGTTGTGGAAGTACTTTTCCCTGATTCTGTTCTCTATCTCAGTTGCAATCTCTGGATGCTCAAAGAGATAACTCACGGCATTAGACTTACCTTGACCGAGTGAATGTTCTTTTCCTGTCAAA
This genomic window contains:
- the murJ gene encoding murein biosynthesis integral membrane protein MurJ, giving the protein MSVIISSLAFAVATFLSRILGLVRDMLMASKFGTSWQADAYFVAILFPFFLRRVFGEGAMTSAFVPLYAEAEEKDEFLSSVLTSFTLVLLVIVALVMIFPDIVVYLFSSGAAEQTKELIRLLTRITAPSILFIFWWAITYSIENTRGKFFYPALTPIIPNIVIILFMLIPGIGIFGPTWGFLIGEAAAFLALAYPLRRHRLKLSFKYTKTFLKLFWPSFLAMSISQINSIVDTNVVSYYSKGYGGGVSYLQYASRFYMLPYGLFGVAVATVILSTISNDRTNYSKHLKSGLTSTLFFTVPATVGLIVLDEPILRLFYEYGQFTANDTRITAQVLNAYVVGLPFYGMYSTMARARHAMKDMKTPLKATTIVAISNVVMDLLVGLKYGPVGVALATSVAGIIGFLYLLSKEQDKRLFEKDDLYILLSAVLMGILTYYFISISTRRIWVIPATVFGALVYLLLSAVFLRGRVKEFLKRRR
- a CDS encoding regulatory protein RecX translates to MKKKYRSNKYYNDQSDNFSHKFEKDVRKEKGKKSPIDVALRFIKFRARSQWEVENRLKRDGFDEGTIQETIQKLKERGFIDDEKFAYLYAYDSLVIHYKGPYRIRYELRQLHVDEYIIEDAIKKVLEEVDVNEIIEKITQNLDEQKKREKLYRQGFGGDWK
- a CDS encoding HTH domain-containing protein, whose amino-acid sequence is MDKKELVFKVLLESDKPLRPGDIAEKASLSKEEVDKAIKELKNEGKIESPKRCFYQAKK
- a CDS encoding D-alanyl-D-alanine carboxypeptidase/D-alanyl-D-alanine-endopeptidase; this encodes MFKAFISLLNRNKRILFSVSIFVFFILSNRANGQDVYSIITSKMPQGGYAGAYFVDIDSGSMLVKYNEHNLFIPASLTKIFSTLVAWDVLGPEFRYTTTVYVPRGNISPTLRGNIIIKGNGDPSMSVEILKEHLYKFVQEGVKEITGNIVIDNSFFSNERWGVGWEWDYKNPSIDALVLKENTNSFSPYDANAVAINYGSQVLSILRNYGIRVNGSVMIGKLNSDYREFIVMKSVPLKNLISVANKFSSNSYAEQILRTVGLRVYGYANVYNSLKVMNDFYKRLFGEYYPLKLNDACGLSTYNLLTPYSVVQVLLYAYRNYGGLDGFISTLAISGKEGTMQGRLGDITLYAKTGTLQKVSNIAGVMITRTGRKVAFAIMVNNFITPTYVVMQYHDEIIRYVWNNY
- a CDS encoding biotin--[acetyl-CoA-carboxylase] ligase — its product is MIGEEIEVLYEIDSTNEFLKRNYKSFHDGAIVVAIKQTAGKGRMGRSWYSPEGGLWYSVLFKPKIHINLHVYTKIFSIAIVEVLRKLKIKAYIKWPNDIYYNGKKLCGILSEAVSVNDRVVAIIVGIGLNVNNDIPEELKNVAVSIKDILRKKVKITYLLDSINKHAWNILVNYRNETENITKLWKKYLVPREGDVLKVKVDDEIVEGKVLKISDDILYVDVGGKVIGVQSIHQLVE
- a CDS encoding YbgA family protein, whose amino-acid sequence is MNMPKPKIVVSRCFFEHTRYDGGIISSEIVKKLEKYCEFVRVCPEVEIGLPIPREPIDVFLINNELKLLNKARTVDLTNKMYNFADGFLENVKGIIDGMILKSKSPSCGLNDAKLYGENGRVVSKTAGLFAKTMVEKLPEIAIESEMRLTNDKIRFEFFTFIFKHVEFRSIKSKNELIEFHSKNKYLFLAKNEKIMRDMGRLVAQKGFNNETLKEYHSMLVKLLKTPIKRSKIINMLLHVYGHFKDIINLEEKAYFMDLIEDYKNGIVNLQSVLSVLKSWAIRHSESYIKNQSLFEPYPRELDAIDLRADIKNEERLEEKN
- a CDS encoding L-lactate MFS transporter; translated protein: MKSRWIYVVFGIVIFICLGTVYSWSIFRKPLENMMGLSSVESSLPFMFFLTFYSLLMPVGGKLVAKHSPRNVLIFGGILVGLGWILASFSEGLWQLVLTYGVVAGSGVGIAYRIPISVVSKWFNEKKGLALGVLIAGFGLSPFVTAPLAKKLITSYGVFPAFRILGMAFLLLITLLSIPFKFPKDSGFESDSNDGSTSPRQMLKNKKFYALWFCFMASTFIGLMIIGITAPFGEEVIGIDEKTMPILTAIFSAFNGIGRPLFGLLSDIILPQVTISVSYVLVILSSLLLAYTHSPISFVVSFSLFWLTFGGWLAMAPYLTSKFFGNKYQSQNYGIVFTAYGFGAIFGNLSAGIIKDLFGSYKYVVYPIALLAIIAVVVANVYLRVNENVR
- the rny gene encoding ribonuclease Y, encoding MDLIYIVIGLVIGIAAGYFFGSTIGRKKAEESIEKKLKAAKEDAETIVKNAEKEASEIKKKMIIEAREEAHQIREEIEKERKRREEEIKALEERILKREEMLSKREEMLDKRELFVDNMKIELETKAKELDEKEKEIEQRFIQLAGITHEQAREIVLQEAREKYEHEVAKIFVQIKSRYEDEAEKHAKKVIADAIQRYAPEYTGEVTISTVMLPNDDMKGRLIGREGRNIRTFEKITGVDLIIDDTPEVVTLSSFNPLRREIARRTIEKLVQDGRIHPARIEEMYEKAKVEVEKEIKEAGQEAIITVGVGGLHPEIVKLLGRLKFRTSYGQNVLYHSMEVAQIAGLLASELGLNVDKAKRGGLLHDIGKALDHEVEGSHTTIGAEILKRYGESDEIINMIMAHHGEEEPITPEAAIVTAADAISAARPGARREDVENYIKRLMKLEEIAKSYKYVENAYAIQAGREIRVIVQPDKTDDATIEKMAHDISVRIENELQYPGVLKVVVIREKRSVSYAK